One window of the Carcharodon carcharias isolate sCarCar2 chromosome 26, sCarCar2.pri, whole genome shotgun sequence genome contains the following:
- the spata5l1 gene encoding spermatogenesis-associated protein 5-like protein 1, whose protein sequence is MPESGCGRGSSHCGGQNAGSERGVMAGPGLQLLPPDAGDRGSQRCRLGPRALAALGLRLGSPVRVCLPGGAALCAAWPRGDRAEGFLQLDTKCVSPGLVGRPCRGLSIGLGNLQPLSCVKLRRVRVRAVLAARPGARGLGGEARPGAEELLKELLRDVYLCPGFVVVGPEPAALPGLNLLEVAAVEPELELGSAGLLGTRTRLEVVEVPRPEQFQGRGLGLGLGGLEQVASPLREMLSFPLRFPKALGRLGLPCPRGVLLLGPPGVGKTALLRALAQELEAPVLEASPAAIQGSRPGESEQNLRRLFEEAQARAQARPCLLFIDDMDSLFPRRAVAGNRPEDRLVAQLLTLMDGLDPRTQLLVVAASSKPEALEPALRRPGRFDREITVGVPTISQRQSILEVLTSPMPLRADVDLSWLAEATSGYVGADLTALCREAALQLLRRSSKEPLDKEITFADFREALKIVQPSCLRSSIGLTDFKPVQWDQIGGLDQVKLKLRQSIEWPVMYPEAFVRMGVTPIRGILLYGPPGCAKTTLVKAAATSCRCSFLSVSGADLFSPFVGDSEKALVQVFHQARAAAPSILFLDEIDSMLGSRSLDGTNDRSVKERVLSVLLNEMDGIGRPLAEGRGTKRKIFAPEGEHSEQTKKLEFQEVRNKTVIVVAATNRPDLLDDALLRPGRFDQIIFVPSPDEEARLSILRICTSKTPLDDVSLEELAAETTGFTGADIQNLCKEAALLALQENGLGAAAVKQDHFLRSLQNLKPSLTGQQLDFYYNLFSTVTQETT, encoded by the exons ATGCCGGAGTCAGGGTGCGGCCGAGGCTCCTCCCACTGCGGGGGTCAGAACGCGGGGTCAGAGCGCGGGGTCATGGCCGGGCCCGGCCTCCAGCTTCTCCCTCCCGATGCCGGGGACCGCGGTTCTCAGCGCTGCCGCCTGGGGCCCCGGGCTCTGGCTGCTCTGGGCCTCAGGCTGGGCTCCCCGGTGCGGGTGTGTTTACCCGGCGGGGCCGCTCTGTGTGCGGCTTGGCCGCGGGGAGACCGGGCCGAGGGCTTCCTGCAGCTGGACACCAAGTGCGTGAGCCCGGGGCTGGTGGGAAGGCCCTGCCGGGGCCTGAGCATCGGCCTCGGAAACTTACAGCCGCTTTCCTGCGTTAAACTGAGGCGGGTTCGCGTCCGGGCGGTGTTGGCGGCCCGGCCTGGGGCTCGGGGCCTGGGGGGCGAGGCCCGGCCTGGGGCGGAGGAGTTGCTGAAGGAGCTGCTGAGGGATGTTTACCTGTGCCCGGGGTTTGTTGTTGTGGGTCCGGAGCCTGCGGCCTTGCCTGGGCTGAACCTCCTGGAAGTCGCCGCTGTGGAGCCGGAGCTGGAGCTGGGCAGCGCCGGCCTCCTGGGCACCCGGACCCggctggaggtggtggaggtgccgAGGCCCGAACAGTTTCAGGGccggggtctgggtttgggtctgGGCGGCCTGGAGCAGGTGGCCTCCCCGCTCCGGGAGATGCTCAGCTTCCCGCTCCGGTTCCCCAAGGCCCTGGGCCGCCTGGGGCTGCCCTGCCCACGGGGAGTGCTGCTGCTTGGGCCCCCGGGGGTGGGAAAGACCGCACTGCTCCGCGCCCTGGCCCAGGAGCTGGAGGCCCCGGTATTAGAGGCTTCTCCTGCCGCTATCCAGGGATCCCGgcccggggagagtgagcagaaTCTGAGGCGACTGTTTGAAGAGGCCCAGGCCCGGGCCCAGGCCAGACCCTGCCTCCTCTTCATCGATGACATGGACTCGCTTTTCCCCCGGAGAGCGGTGGCGGGGAACCGGCCTGAGGACCGGCTGGTGGCCCAGCTTCTCACCCTGATGGATGGCCTGGACCCCCGGACACAGCTGCTGGTGGTGGCAGCGAGCAGCAAGCCCGAAGCATTGGAGCCCGCGTTAAGGAGGCCGGGCCGTTTTGACAGAGAG ATCACAGTCGGCGTCCCGACAATATCACAGCGCCAATCTATTCTGGAAGTACTCACCTCACCAATGCCTCTGAGGGCTGACGTTGACCTGTCTTGGCTGGCAGAAGCTACAAGTGGTTATGTCGGTGCTGACCTGACAGCTCTGTGTCGTGAGGCTGCTCTACAGCTCTTGAGACGCAGCTCCAAG GAGCCATTGGACAAGGAAATCACCTTTGCAGATTTCCGTGAAGCCCTGAAGATTGTGCAGCCTTCCTGTCTTAGAAGCAGCATTGGGCTGACTGACTTCAAACCTGTTCAATGGGACCAGATTGGAGGCCTGGATCAAGTCAAACTGAAACTCAGACAG AGTATTGAATGGCCAGTGATGTACCCAGAGGCATTTGTGAGGATGGGTGTGACCCCCATCCGTGGAATTCTCCTGTACGGACCACCAGGATGTGCAAAGACCACGCTGGTGAAAGCTGCAGCCACCAGTTGCCGATGTTCTTTTCTGTCGGTCAGTGGGGCTGATCTCTTCTCACCATTTGTAGGTGATTCTGAAAAGGCCCTGGTTCAG GTTTTTCACCAAGCTCgagctgcagctccatcaatcctGTTCCTGGATGAAATCGATTCCATGCTTGGATCACGCTCGCTTGATGGAACAAACGACCGTAGTGTTAAAGAGCGAGTGCTCTCTGTTCTTCTTAATGAGATGGATGGAATTGGACGACCACTGGCTGAGGGGAGAGGCACTAAGAGGAAAATATTTGCACCAGAAGGAGAACATTCGGAACAGACAAAAAAG TTGGAATTTCAGGAGGTTCGTAACAAAACAGTGATCGTGGTCGCTGCTACAAATCGACCAGACCTCTTAGATGATGCTTTGCTGCGACCTGGGAGATTTGACCAAATAATCTTTGTTCCATCTCCGGATGAAGAG GCAAGACTTTCCATACTGAGGATTTGCACTTCCAAAACTCCACTGGATGATGTGTCATTGGAAGAACTGGCAGCTGAGACCACAGGGTTTACTGGAGCAGATATACAGAATTTATGCAAAGAG GCTGCCTTATTGGCTCTGCAGGAAAATGgacttggtgctgctgctgtgaaACAGGATCATTTTCTCAGATCCCTTCAGAATTTAAAGCCCTCGTTGACTGGCCAACAGCTGGATTTCTACTACAATTTGTTCTCAACAGTGACCCAAGAGACAACCTGA